Below is a genomic region from Halorubrum depositum.
GAACGGGGCCTGCGGGCCTTCGTCGTCGCCGCCGTCGTCGGTCGTCTCGCCGGGGAACGACGGCGACATGCCGCCGCTGCTGGTGCCACCGAGGTCGCCGTCGGCGCCGGAGTCCATGCCGGTGTCGGCGTGGACCGTCTCGATCTCCGGGATCTCCTTGACCATCCGGGACTTGATCGCCTGGATCGTCATCGGCGAGATCCCGCAGCCGGAGCAGGCGCCGCCGAGTTGGATCGTGACCTCGCCGTTCTCGCGGTCGAGGTGGCTGATGGCGGCGCTCCCGCCGTGCATCTGGATCTGCGGGAAGTTGCGCCGCAGGAAGTTCGTGATCCGCTCGCGGAGCTCGTTTTCCCCGTCGGCAGTGTCCGTGCTCATGCCAGCGAATTGGCGGTCGGCGGGCTTATGCCTTTGGTTCGACCGGACTCGAACCGCGAGAACCGACGTTTCGGACGACGAGCCGGTGGCGATCGCTACTCCGGCCGGTCGACCTGAAACGTCCGGTGGAGCTCCGTTTCGATCCGCTCGACGTACTCCTCGAGCGTCTCCTCGAACGTCTCGTCGTCGACGAGGACGCCCTCCAGCCGATCGCGCGGGTTCTCGGGGAGCTCGACGCGGAACTCGCCGTCCTCGTAGAACGGCTCGGACTCGTTGAGGACCGTCTGGTCGATCCCGTGGATGAGCTGGGAGTCGCGACGCTCGTTCATGTGGTTGAACGCGTTCTTGTACGCGCGCTGGAGCTCCTGGAAGTAGTGGACGTACTTGTCCTCGAACTTCTCGGGGTCGAACTCGTCGGCCATGTTCTGAGCGAGGATTCGACGGGGAAAAAGGCGCTCGATCGGCGTCCGAGTGGCTTAGATGGGCAGACACCACGACAGAGGCAGCGTGACGACCGTGTCCGGCGACTGCCCGGTAGGCTGATCGAGCCCGAATAAACCGTATTCAGCGATATCAAAATGACATTCGGTGCCAGACTGCAGTGCAGGAGAGGAGTCAGTTTTGACGGAATTGCCGTCGACTCGCGGTGACCCGCTCTAGTTACTACTCGATCTTGAGCTTCTGTGATTGAACGACGAGACGAGCGGACGAAACCGCGAGGTTTCCGTACTGCCGGTGGGCTGACGCTCCCAGGCGGTAGGCTCAGTAAAGGGCACCCGATCGGTCGTGCAGGACCGGCACCGGGGCAATGAGCGCGACGCACTCACCGTAAACACGAGTGGTAGTCCATTCGTCAGCGGGCCCTCTCCGGGAGTGTTCTGGGTGGTCTCACTCTCGGGTCGCACTTCGGGCGCTGAGATGTTCGGTCGCGGACTCCCTTGATCGAGGTGGGCCGCAGTCGACGCGCTCGTGGGTCGGCTAAGTGGGTGGCCGCTCCGATTCGATAGCGGACGCTTAGGTCCCGAGTAATAACGTCTTCCGTCCTACTTCAGGGCATATTGCAACGGTTGCCCCCTTCGAAGATGTCATCTCTCAAACTCAGTAGACGGTCGATTCTGGCGCTCGCCGGTGTCGGGCTGACGGGTGGGTGTACTCGGCGGGCCGAGACCGCAGCCTCCCGCGACGAACAGCGACCGCTCTCAGTACGAATCAAGACAGTTCCTGCCGACCGGGACGCGGCAGCGATGAAACTCGCGCGATACCTAGCGACGCAACTCCAACAGGTCGGGATCGGTGCTACCGTCGTCCCAATGAGTCGCGAGCAACTCCGCCAGTCGGTCCTCACGAACCACGACTTCGAGATGTACGTCTACCGCCTCCCGCTCCGTCGAGACCCGGATTTTCTTCGTCCGGCCCTGCACTCCCGATTTGCACCCGACGGCGGGTGGCAGAATCCATTCGGGACCGAGGACCGACCGCTCGACAAACTACTGAAGCGGCAGCGGACCGAACGCGGAACAGCTCGGACCTCGACGCTACGTGAGATCCAAACCCGCCTCGTCGGGGACCAGCCGTTCACCCCCATCGCAGTCCCGGACTCGACGTGGGCGAGTCGCCCTGATCGGGTCGAATGGCCCGGCAGAGTACCGCCGCACAGCGCCTTGTCGTACCTCTCGGCCCGAACGGTCGACTCCGATTCGACCGCGACGACGTCGACGACGGCGACGTCGACTTCGGAAACCCGGCTTCGGATGGCGCTGACCGACGCGCGACCGACCGAGAACCTGAACCCGTTATCCGCGTCGTTCCGGGCCGGCAGATCGATCGTTCGACTCGTCTACGATTCGCTCGGCCGGACGTACGACGGAGCCGTTCGGCCGTGGATGGCCTCGTCGTGGACGTGGCACGAGGGCGACTCTAACGCGCTGTCCGTCGACCTCCGCGAGGGCGTCGAGTGGCACGACGGGAGGTTGGTAACCGCATCCGACGTGGCGTTCACGTTCGACCTCCTCTCCGATACCGCTCTCGGGTCGCTCGACCGACCGGTCCCGTCGCCGCGGTACCGTGGCCGCACGTCGCTCGTCAACGAGATCACCACGCAGTCGTCGCACGAGCTGACGCTCGAGTTTGGCGACGTGGACGAGTCGGTCGCCAAGCGCGCGTTGTCGGTCCCGATACTCCCGAAACACGTCTGGGAGCAGTACGCGCGCCGGACGAAAGCGGCCCGGATCGACGGTAGCGACCGCACGGAGGCACTCGAGCGGAAGAACCTCGATCCGGTCGGAAGCGGCCCGCTTCGGGTGACCGAGGCGGCCCCGGGAGAGTCGCTCTCGATGGAACCGTTCGAGTCGCACTTCCTCTCGACGGGGGGCGTCGGCGAGTCGCTCGTCGAGTTCGACGGCGGCTTCTCGTTCGACGCGCTGGAGTTCACCGTCCTCCCGTCCGGTGGAGCCGTCGTCGAACTGCTGTCGGATGGCACCCTCGACGCGTCGGCGAACTCGCTGTCCCCCGGAGCGGCGAAGAAGGCGAGGGAAGACGACGAACTCGCCGTGGAAACCGGAGAACCGCAGTGGTGCTATCACGTCGGCTACAATCACCGAAGGCCGCCGTTCGACGATGCCGGGTTCAGACGGGCGGTCGCCCGACTCGTGGACCGGTCGTCCCTCGTTGACACGCTGTTCGACGGCGAGGCGACACGGGTCGTGTCTCCGCTCGGGACGACGCGGTACGCGCCCGAGGGCGACGAGTGGGACGACTCGCTCGCCGACGTCCGGTTCCTCGGCGAACCCGGAAGCGACTCTCTCGACGTCAAAAGAGCGAAGTCGACGTTCTGTGACGCCGGGTACACGTATTCGTCTGACGGCGAGCTGCTGATAGACGAATGAACGCCTCGCCCCTGCTGTCGATACTGGGAGCGGTCCTCAGTGGAGCGGCGCTCGCGCTCCTCGGTGCGACGCTCATCGTCGTCGGTCCGACTCGGCTTCGGCTCAGCGTCGGCACCGTCCGTGAGCGCGTTCGAGACGCCGCGCCGTACCTCGGGTTGCTCGCCGTGGTACTCGTCGTAAACAAGGTCGCTCGTGACGTCGGTCCGGCGGTCTCGTGGGCCATCGGGTGGAACGTGACCGGCCTCATCTACGCTATCGAGGGCGACTTCGTCGAACACGTCCAGTCGCTGGCGACGCCCACGCTCACTGCCGTCTTCTCGACGGTGTACCTCTCCGGCTACGTCTTCCTGCTCTCGTTCCCGTTCGTGGCCTACCTCTTCTCGGACGACCGGCGACCGCTGAAACTCACCGCGGTGGCGTACGCGGCGAACTACGTGATCGGGCTGACCTGCTACATCCTTTTCATCTCGTACGGGCCGCGAAACCTCCTCCCGGAGCACGTCGACTCGCTCCTCTACGCGACGTACCCGCAGACGCAGATCCTCACCGGCGAGGTGAACGTGAACACGAACGTCTTCCCCTCGCTCCACACCTCGCTGTCGGTGACGACGGCCATCGTTGCCCTGCGGACGCGGAGGACGTATCCCGTGTGGGCGGTCGTCGCCCCGATCATCGCGGCCATGGTCGCCTTCGCGACGATGTATCTCGGAATCCACTGGGCCGTCGACGTCGCCGCCGGGTGCGTCCTCGGCGCCGTGAGCGTCGCCGTCGGAGACCGGCTCATCGACCGCCGCACGAACGGGACATAACCACCAGTGACCGGGGCGGTCCGTCCTCGTCGCCGTTCGTTCTCACCGTCCGCCCCGTACCGACGTACCGGCCGGTGGTCCGAGAGGCCGTCGAGCGCGTCTCCACTGCGAGATCGTCCCGCGCTTCCGGGGCATCCCAAACATAGTTGGTGGAAGACCCAACACCGTGAAGACGGTATTACCGATATGCCGAAACGAACCGACGACGAAGCTCATTCGTCCCTCCTCTACCCCGATCGGATCGAGGATGAGTCTTCATCCAATCAACGGTCGTCACCGCGTACGCCGGTTCTCTCGACGCTCAAGCGTGCGCTCACCGCCGTCGTGCTCTCCCTCTGGACGGTCGTCGAAACGAACGCTGCAGCGACACGGTCCGCCGGCGCGGAGTTCCGCAGGTCGTCCGCCGCTCTCGGTACGCAGTCGGACGAGCGGTCTGCGGTGGCCGCCGGCTCGGGCTCCGGTCGAACGAGTGTCGAATCCCGCGTCTCCGCGACGGACGCCGACCATCCGCTGGTGGGTGTCGACCCCGAACTCCTCAATCCCGAGCGCCGCACCCTCCAAGTCCTCATCGTCGAAGGCGGCGTGGTCGAACAGTCGGCGTTGGTCGAACGCACCCGCTGGACGGACTCGACGATCAGTCGAACCCTCTGTCGGATGGAGACTCAGGGGCGGATCGAGCGACGACGAGAGGGAACCGGGAAGCTCGTTCTCCTGCCGCAGAACCGGGAGAACTGACCGACCTCCGACACGCCACGTCGCCGTTGAGGGGCGATTCGATCCCAAATCAATTAGGTTCCTTCGAGAAATGGACGCGTATCAGTATTTGCGCTGCTCGTTTCGGGACTGACCTCGATACGCGTTGCGGGTACGCGTCGGGGGACAGCGACCGGGGGTAACAGAGACACCGATGACATCTCAGACAACTGTTCCACAGGATTCGAAGGAAACGGTCCTCGGACGAATGACGGACGCGGTCTTCGCGCTTGACGACCGATGGCGGTTCACGCATCTCAACGATCGCGCGGAGGAGGTGCTGGACGCCGAGGAGGAAAACCTCCTCGGCGAGGCGGTGTGGGACGAGTTCCCAGAGGCCCGCAACACGACGTTCTACCGGGAGTACCGCCGAGCGGTCGAAGCGCAGGAACCCGTCTCGTTCGAGGAGTACTTCGAGCCGTTGGAGGCGTGGTTCTCCGTCCGGGCGTATCCCTCGGAGTCCGGCCTCACCGTCTACTTCCGTGACGTGACCGACGAGCACGACCGGCGAGCCGAACTCGAACGCGAACGCGCGCGGCTCGCGGTTCGCGAGCGGTTCGACGACGTCCTCACCGACGTGTCGAAACTGGGAACGAACGCGCCGAGCCTCGCCGACTTCCAGAGCCGACTGACCGATCGCTTCCACCGTGTCGACGGGATCCGCGCCGTTCGGATCGACGAGGTCGAAACCGGGGAGCCCGCGGCGGACCGACAGGACGGCGTCGGGAACCTCGAGTTCGGTCCGGAGCTCCCGGGCGGGTTCGTCGACGCCGTCGACCGCCGCGACGTCACGCGGGTGTCGACCGCACAGACGAACGCGGAGTGGTCGGATATCGCCGGTGACGAGTTAGTGTTCGTTCCGCTCGTCACCGGGAGCCAGTTCTACGGCGTCGCGACGTTCTCCGTCGAGGAGCGTCTCGGCTCGTACGCGTGCGAGTCGTTGTTCGGTCACGTGGCCGAGACGATCGGGTGCGCCGTCGAGAACCTGTTCCGGCGTGAAAAGTGGCGATCGGTCGCCCACACCCTCGAACAGGTCGACGCGGGAGCGTACGTCGTCGATGCCGACGACGACATCGTGTGGGTGAACGACTCGTTCGCCGAGTACGTCGGCATCGACCCCGTCGACATCGTCGGCAGCGACAACGAGCTGTTCGTCGAACACCGTCTCGCGTCGGTGCTCGCCGACGCCGAGCAGTTCACGCGGCGTCTCTCGGGCGCCAGGTCGACGAGCGACGACCGACCGGAGGACCGTACCGCCCGGGTCACCGAGAGTTACGACCGGGAGGAACGGGTGCTCGAACACGAGGCGGAACCGGTCGAGGTCGGCAGGTTCGAGGGCGGAACCGCTCACGTCTTCGAGGACGTCACCGAAGAGGCGGCCGCGGAGCGATCGTTGGCCGAGACCGAATGGATCCGCGAGTCGCTCCTCGAGAGCTTCCCGGGGATGGCGTATCGGTGCCGAGACGACAGCGAATGGGAGATGGACTTCGTCGCCGGGACCGTCGAGTCGCTCACTGGGTACGGCGCCGGAGAGATCCAGTCGACCGTTTCGTGGGGCGACACGGTCGTGGACCCGCGAGACCGACGGAACGCCTGGGAGTCGATCCGATCGCAACTCGAAGACGGCGACACGTTCGAGGTGAACTACCGGATCGCCCGCCGCGACGGCACGACCCGATGGGTCTGGGAGCGCGGGCGCCGCGTCGAGACGCGAGACGGGACGCGTCTCGCCGGGTTCGTCAGTGACGTGACGGAGAAGCGAAACACGGAGGACCGCCTCAAGTGGGAGGAAGGCCGGTTCCAGTCGCTCGTCGAGCACGTCTCCGGATACGCCATCTTCACCGTGAACCGCGAGGGGCGCATCGAAAGCTGGAACGACGGTGCGGAGGCCATCACCGGATACGATGCGGACGAAGCGACCGGAAGACACCTCTCGTCGTTCGCCCCTGCCGATAGGGACGACAGCTGCCTCTCCGAGTCACACCTGACCGAAGCGTCCCTCTCCGGCGAGTCGTACGACGAGGGGTGGGTACAGACCAGCGACGGCCGCCCGTTTTGGGGCCGCGTGGTCCTTCGGGCGATCACCGACGAGGACGGCGGTGACGTGTACGGGTTCGTTGCAGTCATCCGGGACATGACCGAGCAGCGGGAGCGACGGCGTGAGCTCGAACACCAGCGCGACGAACTCGTCACGCTGAACCGAATCAACGCCGTCGTTCGCGACATCGACCGGGCGCTCGTTCAGGCGCGGAGTCGCGAGGAGATCCGTACCGCGATCTGTGAGCGACTCGCGGACGACGAGCGGTACGAACTGGCGTGGATCGGCGAGAGCGACCACGCCCGCAACGTGGTCACTCCCATCGAGTGGGCCGGAGACGAGACGGAGTACGTGGACGGCCTCGACGTGAGGATCGACGGCGAGCGCGGGGGCGGCCCGGTCGGACGGTCACTCGAGTCCGGGACCATCTCGGTCGTCCAGCGGATCGCCGACAACCCGGCGTTCGGCCCGTGGCGCGAGGACGCGCTCGAAAACGGGTTCGAATCGAGCGCGTCGATCCCCATCGAGTACGGCGGCGTCCCCTACGGCGTCCTCTGCGTCTACAGCGGCGAGGCCGGGGCGTTCGACGAGCGCGAAAAGCGACTGCTCGCCGAACTCGGAGAGATGGTCGGATACGCCCTCAACGCCGTCGACCGGAAGCAGGCGCTCGTCGAAGAGTCGATGACCGAGATATCGATGGAGCTGACCGAGAGCCTCTCGGATTTCACCGACCTCACGCACGGCACTGACGGCCGCGTGACGCTCACCAGTTCGGTCGAGACGGGCGACGGGGCGTTCCGGCAGTACATTCGAACGGACGGCATCGACCCCAACGACGTCGCCGAGGTCCTGGAGGAGAACGAGCGGGTCCGTTCCGTCGAGGTCCTCAGCGACCACGCGGCGAACGGGTCGCTCGCGATCAGTACGGACACCGCTCCCCTCATGCAGACCGTCGCCGTCTACGGCGGTCGCGTCGGCGAGGTCGTCGCCGAGGGCGATACGGTCTCCATCGACGCTCGGTTCCCCACGGAAACGAACATCCGTTCAGTCATCGAGCGGTTCCGCGAGCTGTACCCGGACCTCGAAGTGATCGCTAAGCGCCCCGTCTCGCCGGAGGACGAGGCGGAGCGTCTCGCGACGCTGGTCGCAGACGAACTGACTGGTCGGCAGGCCGAGGTGCTGGAGACGGCGTATCAGGCCGGCTACTACGAGTGGCCGCGCGATACGGACGGGACGGAGCTCTCGAACCAACTGAACGTGTCGGCGGCAACGCTGTCTCAACACCTTCGCACCGCACACGACAAAGTCGTCGGGAGCATCGTCAAACAGCGACTGGAGTGACGGCGGACACCGCCGCGAGCGCGAGAGCGTGGTCCGGGTCGGTGACGGAGGCAGACCGCGACCGAACTGATACCGGGACTCGCGTTCGCTCCCCGGGCGCAGCGTTCGTGGCTGTGACCGATCCGGTTACAGTGCGAGCGACACGGTCCCGCAGAACATGAACAGGGAGACGAACTGCCGTGCGCGAACCATGGAGACGTCGAAGTATTCCGAGTGACCCAGTCCCGAGGAGACGAGCGCCAGTGCGACGAACGCCGCGCTGACCGGCGCGAAACGACCGGTGAACATCGGTTTACGCATCGCCTCCGGTGCGCCGTCGTGAGGTGTCGGTACGGCCTGTCGATCCCTGAATGACCATGAGTGCCAATCGACGCACCGACATTTATTTATCAGGTGTGTAAGCGCTCCGGGAGAGTCAGCGACGGGAGTCTCGGGGTCCCTCTCCGGCGTACGCGTAGCTCCGCCGGGGGTGCGGACTGCCGTTACGGATGGGAAGCGCGACGCGATCGGGGCGGACCGTCACCGTACCCGCCCGTCAGTCGCGCGTGAGTGCTCGATGGCCGAAGAAGAGCACGACGAGTGCCGCGGGAATGAGCGAGGTCGACGTACCGAACGGGTTGAGGCTCGAGACGGCGAGGGCGACGCCGGCGACGCCGAAGAGGAGCACCCCTAGTTCGACGGCCCGTTCTCCCGATACCTCGCCGTCTCCGATGGACCGCATCGCCGTGCGACTATCGCTGTTCCGTTCAGTCGCAAAGGTGGGTCGGCGCGCCCCGCTGTCGGCGGTCGCGCCCTCGGTCTCGTCCGCGGTCAGGGCGTCTGCGGCACGCGACGAGAACACCTGGCCGGTCTCTCGTTCGAATTCGAGTCGGCCGGCCGAGTCGAGGTGCGGGAGGTCGAAGTCGTAGAGGACGCTGTGGATCTCCTCGTCGGTGGGGACCATTTCGTCGGTCTCCTCCTCGAACCACTCCGAGAGGGCGGTGGTCAGCTCACCGATCGTAACGGGGGTCTGAGGGCGTTCGTCGACGATCGAGACGATGGTGTCCCGGCGCTGCAGCTCGGAGACGCCGCCGAGGCCGGGTCTGTCGTCGAGCCTTGGCCCCGACCCCTCTTCGAAGTCGTCCGAGCCGGTCGGCGACCAAGGGGGTACCATTGACGGGAGGAACTATGGGATCTATAAAAATAAAACCCGTGGTGGCGCTGGGGCCTGATTCGGGATATTTCCCCTTGTTAGCCTCCGAGACCCTTATCTTACCCATAATAATTGCCGCATAGGACTTGGAACCCGACAGCGGGAGCGGGACCGCACGCGAAGCTATGAGAGGATCACACCTATTCAACGACGGATGCGAGCGACCGTCCGACGACGGCATGAGCGCGACGAACGACAGCGACGGGAGGCGTCAATGAGCGGAGACGTCAACATCGCCGATCCGATCCTGGGCGACGAAGAGGTCTCGCGCATCGAGTCGGTCGTCGACTCCGGGATGATCGCCGACGGTCCCGAAGTTCGCGAGTTCGAAGCCGAGTTCGCGGACTACTGCGACGCCGACGAGGCCGTCGCGACGTCGAACGGCACCACGGCGCTCCACACGGCGCTCGAAGCGGTCGGTGTCGGGCCCGGTGACACGGTGCTCACCACGCCGTTCTCGTTCGTCGCGACGGCGAACGCCATTCGGTTCGCGGGCGCCACGCCGGTGTTCGCGGACGTCGACCCCGAGACGTTCAACCTCGACCCCGAACGCGTCGAGGCGAAGCTCGAAGCGCTCGATGGACGCGTCGACGCGATGGTCGTCGTCCACCTCTACGGGCTCCCGGCACCGATGGACCGGTTGCGCGAACTCGCGGACGAGTACGACGTGGCCATCGTCGAAGACGCCGCACAGGCTCACGGGGCGACGTACCACGACAGCCCGGTCGGGTCGCTCGGCGACGCCGCGTGTTTCTCGTTTTACCCGACGAAGAACATGACCACGGGCGAGGGCGGCATGGTCGTCACCGACGACCAACGGGTCGCCGACGCCGCGGCGAGTTTCATCAATCACGGCCGCGAGACCGACGGGTATCGACACGTCTCGCTCGGACACAATTTCCGAATGACGAGCATCGCCGCCGCGATGGGGCGGGCGCAACTCGAACGGCTGCCCGGGTTCGTCGAGCGCCGCCGTGAGAACGCGGCGAGACTCGATGAACTGCTCGCGGAGACGAACGCCGTCACACCGGTGAGTCCCGACGGCTGTGGGCACTCCTACCACCAGTACACGATCCGCGTCGGCAACCGCGATTCGGTCGCCGAGCGGCTCGACGAACACGGGATCGGAAGCGGAGTGTACTACCCGCGATGTATCCACGACCAACCCGCATATGACGCACTCGACGTGAGTGCCCCGGCCGCGGAGCGCGTCGCTGATCAGGCGCTGTCACTCCCAGTGCATCCGGCGCTCGACGAGGAGGAAGTCGAACGAGTCGGGAGCGTCCTCCGCGACGAGGTGACCGTCGAGCCGCCGGCCGACCCCGCGCGGACGACCGTGGAGGTGTCCAATGACTGACGACACCGTCAGCGCGGGCGTCGTCGGCGTCGGCAGCATGGGGCAGAACCACGCCCGCGTCTACGACGAACTCGAGGAGACGGACCTCGTCGGCGTCTTCGACGTGGACGACGACAACGCGGCGGACGTCGCCGCGGAGTACGGGACGACTTCGCGGTCGATGGCCGATCTCCTCGACGTCGTCGACGTCGTCTCCGTCGCCGTGCCGACCCAGTTCCACTACGAGAACGCGAAGCGCGCCCTCGAAGCCGACGTGGACGTGCTCGTGGAGAAACCGTTCGTCGCCGACCCCGAGAAGGGCCAAGAGCTCATCGACATCGCGGACGAGCGCGACCTCACGTTACAGGTCGGCCACATCGAACGGTTCAACCCCGCGGTCCAGACGCTTCGTGACCTCGTGGACGAGTTGAACATCTACGCGGTGTCGACCGAACGGGTCGGGCCGCCGATAGACCGCGCCATCGACGACTCGGTCATCATGGATCTGATGATCCACGACCTCGACATCGTGCTCGACATCGTCGACGGCGACGTCGACTCGTACAGTTCGGTCGGCACCCCCGACTGCCGCTACGCCAACGCAACCCTCCGATTCGACTCCGGCGTGACTGCGTCTCTCACCACGAGCCGCGTCACCCAAGAGAAGGTCCGCGGACTCACCATCTCAGCGGAGGAGTGCCGCGTCAAGGTCGACTACATCGACCAGAGCATCGAAATCCACCGCTCGTCGGTGCCGGCGCACATCGACGACGACTCCTTCGTGCGCCACCGACACGAGAACTTCGTCGAGACGCTCACCGTCGAACAGGTCGAACCCCTGAAGAGCGAACTCAGCTCGTTCGCGCACGCCGCCGAGACGGGAGAAGACCCCGTCGTGGACGGAAAGCAGGGGCTCCGCGTGCTGAAATTGACGAAATCGCTGGACAGCGCGGCGCAGTCGGGATCGGCCGATAGCCCGAACATTTCTGCCGACGCGGACTGACCGTCGCCGATCGACGGCGTGAACCGACGTAACCGGCTGCAACAATCCGAATTAAGCCGATTTTCAACCCGACGATGTCTGACGGTTGTTGAAAACCCAACAATGCCCCCGTCTTGCGATTTGGGGCGTTGAAACAGTGTGAAACAGTCGTGGAAACGGAAATGAAATACCTTAGAGCCGGGCGTAAACAGACGAAAACATTTGGAAAATCCGGAACTATCTCACCGGTTTATTTGGTCCCTCTGTGATGGTACGAGCGACGATGACTGCCCAAGTAGACGTCCCCGAAGACTCGCTGCTCGAACCGCAAGCGGAGGAAGAGACGACAGATCTCGACGCTGACGAGGTGTACCATCTACTCCAGAACGAGCGCCGCCGGAAGGTCCTCGAGTATCTGCGCGGCCGCGAGGGCCCGGTCCAGATGCGCGACATCGCGGAGCAGGTCGCCGCGTGGGAGCACGACACGACGGTGCAGGCGCTGATGTCCGACCAGCGGCAGCGCGTGTACATCGCGCTGTACCAGGCGCACCTCCCGAAACTCGACGAAGAGGGGGTCATCGACTACAACCAGAGCCGAGGGATCGTCGAGAAGAACCCCCCCGCCCAGGAGCTCATCGCCCACCTCGAACAGCCGGGAGACGACGACGAGTCCGACGCCGACGAGTCGGAGCAGGCGTGGGGGAAGTACTACCTCGGCGTGTCGGGCGTGAGCGCGCTCCTGATCGGTGCGTCGGGACTGGGTCTCCCCGCGATCAGTTCCGTTCCGCACCTGTTCGTCGCCCTCGCGGTAATGAGCGTGTACACCGCGCTCTCGTTCTGGCAAGTGCTCGACGAGTCCGGCGACGCGGACGAAGAATAAGGCTTTCCGCACCAGACGCCCGGCGACGCGCCGACTGCTCCGATATAAACGCCGCTTGCGGTGTGAGATGAGTATCTGAGCGTTGTAGAGCGGTGAGTACCCAGTACGACCACCGGAGGTCGTCGAATCTGTCCTCCGTGAGATTAATACGGGAGAGCCTGATTCAGGGATATACGAGTTAGATCTGATGAACATAACTGTGCGTTCGCAGCCGAGTCGAGAAGGCGGAACGCTCGACTGCGGAGTGACTCACCACCACTATCCGAGTGACCACACCCGCACAGAGCCGCGTTCCTCGTGACGATGTCTCAGACCCGAGCCTTGTTCGTGATGGCCGCGTTCGTCTTCCTCGCGGCCATCGCCCCTGCGTCCGTCACCGCGACGCCGGTCGCACAGCAGAACGGGACGATCGTCCAAGCCGAGTTCACCGACCCGGTGCCGGTCGAAGGCGCCAACGGGTCCGCGTACCTCTGGGAGTCGGAACCCAACGGCCTGCGGGTGACGGTCCCCCCCTCTAACGGGTCGGAGCTCTACGAGGTCTGCGTGCAGAACGAGACCGGTGCGCAGATCGTCTGCGACAACCAGAGAGCCGCGTCAGGGGACCGAGCGGTGACGATGGACCTCGCCGACCTCTCGGCGTTTCGGGAGACGCAGAACGTCACCGTCGTCCTCTGGCCCGGCTCTCCGGGCGAGTCCGAGCCGATCGGCTCCGACACGATCAGCATCAGGGTCGTCGAGAAGGACGGCGACATCGACGGCGACAAACTCTCGAATGCGGAGGAGCTGTCGCACAACACCTCGATGCTCCTGATGGACACCGACAGGGACAGCCTCAGCGACGGGGCCGAGGTGAACAACTACGGCACGTCGCCGACGTCGGCCGACACCGACGGCGACAACCTGTCGGACGCGGCCGAGCTGTCGAGATCGCTCGACCCGACGGACCCGGACACCGATGGCGACGGGATTCCCGACGGCGTCGAGGTGGAACGCGGGTTGGCGCCGAAGGACCCGAACGCCGATACGGACGGTGACGGCCTGTCAGACGCCTACGAGTACGAACACGGTAGCGACCCGACGAAAGTGGACACCGACGGCGACGGACTGAACGACGGGTTGGAGGCGCGGCTGGGGACGGGTCCGGACGACGGCCGTACCACGCCGATGCTCCTGTTCGCGGGCCTGACGCTCTTCGGTATCTCCGT
It encodes:
- a CDS encoding PAS domain S-box protein, yielding MTDAVFALDDRWRFTHLNDRAEEVLDAEEENLLGEAVWDEFPEARNTTFYREYRRAVEAQEPVSFEEYFEPLEAWFSVRAYPSESGLTVYFRDVTDEHDRRAELERERARLAVRERFDDVLTDVSKLGTNAPSLADFQSRLTDRFHRVDGIRAVRIDEVETGEPAADRQDGVGNLEFGPELPGGFVDAVDRRDVTRVSTAQTNAEWSDIAGDELVFVPLVTGSQFYGVATFSVEERLGSYACESLFGHVAETIGCAVENLFRREKWRSVAHTLEQVDAGAYVVDADDDIVWVNDSFAEYVGIDPVDIVGSDNELFVEHRLASVLADAEQFTRRLSGARSTSDDRPEDRTARVTESYDREERVLEHEAEPVEVGRFEGGTAHVFEDVTEEAAAERSLAETEWIRESLLESFPGMAYRCRDDSEWEMDFVAGTVESLTGYGAGEIQSTVSWGDTVVDPRDRRNAWESIRSQLEDGDTFEVNYRIARRDGTTRWVWERGRRVETRDGTRLAGFVSDVTEKRNTEDRLKWEEGRFQSLVEHVSGYAIFTVNREGRIESWNDGAEAITGYDADEATGRHLSSFAPADRDDSCLSESHLTEASLSGESYDEGWVQTSDGRPFWGRVVLRAITDEDGGDVYGFVAVIRDMTEQRERRRELEHQRDELVTLNRINAVVRDIDRALVQARSREEIRTAICERLADDERYELAWIGESDHARNVVTPIEWAGDETEYVDGLDVRIDGERGGGPVGRSLESGTISVVQRIADNPAFGPWREDALENGFESSASIPIEYGGVPYGVLCVYSGEAGAFDEREKRLLAELGEMVGYALNAVDRKQALVEESMTEISMELTESLSDFTDLTHGTDGRVTLTSSVETGDGAFRQYIRTDGIDPNDVAEVLEENERVRSVEVLSDHAANGSLAISTDTAPLMQTVAVYGGRVGEVVAEGDTVSIDARFPTETNIRSVIERFRELYPDLEVIAKRPVSPEDEAERLATLVADELTGRQAEVLETAYQAGYYEWPRDTDGTELSNQLNVSAATLSQHLRTAHDKVVGSIVKQRLE
- a CDS encoding DUF7344 domain-containing protein, whose amino-acid sequence is MVPPWSPTGSDDFEEGSGPRLDDRPGLGGVSELQRRDTIVSIVDERPQTPVTIGELTTALSEWFEEETDEMVPTDEEIHSVLYDFDLPHLDSAGRLEFERETGQVFSSRAADALTADETEGATADSGARRPTFATERNSDSRTAMRSIGDGEVSGERAVELGVLLFGVAGVALAVSSLNPFGTSTSLIPAALVVLFFGHRALTRD
- a CDS encoding DegT/DnrJ/EryC1/StrS family aminotransferase, with the translated sequence MSGDVNIADPILGDEEVSRIESVVDSGMIADGPEVREFEAEFADYCDADEAVATSNGTTALHTALEAVGVGPGDTVLTTPFSFVATANAIRFAGATPVFADVDPETFNLDPERVEAKLEALDGRVDAMVVVHLYGLPAPMDRLRELADEYDVAIVEDAAQAHGATYHDSPVGSLGDAACFSFYPTKNMTTGEGGMVVTDDQRVADAAASFINHGRETDGYRHVSLGHNFRMTSIAAAMGRAQLERLPGFVERRRENAARLDELLAETNAVTPVSPDGCGHSYHQYTIRVGNRDSVAERLDEHGIGSGVYYPRCIHDQPAYDALDVSAPAAERVADQALSLPVHPALDEEEVERVGSVLRDEVTVEPPADPARTTVEVSND
- a CDS encoding Gfo/Idh/MocA family protein — encoded protein: MTDDTVSAGVVGVGSMGQNHARVYDELEETDLVGVFDVDDDNAADVAAEYGTTSRSMADLLDVVDVVSVAVPTQFHYENAKRALEADVDVLVEKPFVADPEKGQELIDIADERDLTLQVGHIERFNPAVQTLRDLVDELNIYAVSTERVGPPIDRAIDDSVIMDLMIHDLDIVLDIVDGDVDSYSSVGTPDCRYANATLRFDSGVTASLTTSRVTQEKVRGLTISAEECRVKVDYIDQSIEIHRSSVPAHIDDDSFVRHRHENFVETLTVEQVEPLKSELSSFAHAAETGEDPVVDGKQGLRVLKLTKSLDSAAQSGSADSPNISADAD